In Tursiops truncatus isolate mTurTru1 chromosome 19, mTurTru1.mat.Y, whole genome shotgun sequence, a genomic segment contains:
- the PAK4 gene encoding serine/threonine-protein kinase PAK 4 produces the protein MFGKKKKRVEISAPSNFEHRVHTGFDQHEQKFTGLPRQWQSLIEESARRPKPLIDPACITSIQPGAPKTIVRGSKGAKDGALTLLLDEFENMSVTRSNSLRRDSPPPPARARQENGMPVEQATTARGGPEKAGGQGRVAGRSEAGGSSGDRRRVGPDKRPKSSREGSGGPQESSRDKRPLSGPDVGTPHQPAGLASGAKVAAGRPFNTYPRADTDHPSRGAQGEPHNVAPNGPSVGGLAVPQSSSASRPPARAHGPPSPGVLGPHASEPQLAPPARTLAAPPAPPAPGPPGPRSPQREPQRVSHEQFRAALQLVVDPGDPRSYLDNFIKIGEGSTGIVCIATVRSSGRLVAVKKMDLRKQQRRELLFNEVVIMRDYQHENVVEMYNSYLVGDELWVVMEFLEGGALTDIVTHTRMNEEQIAAVCLAVLQALSVLHAQGVIHRDIKSDSILLTHDGRVKLSDFGFCAQVSKEVPRRKSLVGTPYWMAPELISRLPYGPEVDIWSLGVMVIEMVDGEPPYFNEPPLKAMKMIRDNLPPRLKNLHKVSPSLKGFLDRLLVRDPAQRATAAELLKHPFLAKAGPPASIVPLMRQNRTR, from the exons ATGTTCGGGAAGAAGAAGAAGCGGGTTGAGATCTCGGCACCGTCTAACTTCGAGCACCGCGTGCACACGGGCTTCGACCAGCACGAGCAGAAGTTCACGGGGCTGCCCCGCCAGTGGCAGAGCCTGATCGAGGAGTCAGCTCGCCGGCCCAAGCCCCTCATCGACCCCGCCTGCATCACCTCCATCCAGCCTGGGGCCCCCAAG ACCATCGTGCGGGGCAGCAAAGGCGCCAAGGATGGGGCCCTCACGCTGCTGCTCGACGAGTTTGAGAACATGTCGGTGACGCGCTCCAACTCCCTGCGGAGAGACAGCCCGCCGCCACCCGCCCGTGCCCGCCAGGAAAACGGGATGCCCGTGGAGCAGGCCACCACGGCCAGAGGGGGCCCAGAGAAGGCGGGCGGTCAAGGCCGGGTCGCCGGTCGCAGCGAGGCGGGTGGCAGCAGTGGAGACAGGCGGCGGGTGGGGCCGGACAAGAGGCCCAAGTCGTCCAGGGAGGGCTCAGGGGGGCCCCAGGAGTCCTCCCGGGACAAGcggcccctctctgggcctgacgTCGGCACCCCCCACCAGCCTGCCGGTCTGGCCAGCGGGGCGAAAGTGGCAGCTGGCCGGCCCTTTAACACGTACCCGCGGGCCGACACGGACCACCCATCCCGGGGCGCCCAG GGGGAGCCTCACAACGTGGCCCCCAATGGGCCATCGGTGGGGGGCCTGGCCGTCCCCCAGTCCTCCTCTGCCTCCCGGCCCCCCGCTCGAGCCCACGGCCCCCCCAGCCCTGGAGTGCTGGGCCCCCACGCCTCCGAGCCCCAGCTGGCCCCTCCAGCCCGCACCCTCGCCGCCCCCcctgcgccccccgcccccggacCCCCcggaccccgctcgccacagcggGAACCCCAGCGAGTGTCCCACGAGCAGTTCCGGGCTGCCCTGCAACTGGTGGTGGACCCCGGCGACCCTCGCTCCTACCTGGACAACTTCATCAAGATCGGCGAGGGCTCCACGGGCATCGTGTGCATCGCCACCGTGCGCAGCTCGGGCCGGCTGGTGGCCGTCAAGAAGATGGACCTGCGCAAGCAGCAGAGGCGCGAGCTGCTCTTCAATGAG GTGGTGATCATGAGGGACTACCAGCATGAGAATGTGGTGGAGATGTACAACAGCTACCTGGTCGGGGACGAGCTCTGGGTGGTGATGGAGTTCCTGGAGGGAGGCGCCCTCACCGACATCGTCACCCACACCAG GATGAACGAGGAGCAGATCGCCGCCGTGTGCCTGGCCGTGCTGCAGGCCTTGTCCGTGCTCCACGCCCAGGGGGTCATCCACCGGGACATCAAGAGCGACTCCATCTTGCTGACCCACGATGGCAGG GTGAAGCTGTCGGACTTTGGGTTCTGTGCCCAGGTGAGCAAGGAGGTGCCCCGGAGGAAGTCCCTGGTCGGCACGCCCTACTGGATGGCCCCGGAGCTCATCTCCCGCCTCCCCTACGGGCCAGAG GTGGACATCTGGTCTCTGGGGGTGATGGTGATCGAGATGGTGGATGGGGAGCCCCCCTACTTCAATGAGCCACCCCTCAAAGCCATGAAGATGATTCGGGACAACCTGCCACCCCGACTGAAGAACCTGCACAAG GTGTCGCCATCCCTGAAGGGCTTCCTGGACCGCCTGCTGGTGCGTGACCCGGCACAGCGGGCCACGGCGGCTGAGCTGCTCAAGCACCCATTCCTGGCCAAAGCGGGCCCGCCCGCCAGCATCGTGCCCCTCATGCGCCAGAACCGCACCAGATGA
- the NCCRP1 gene encoding F-box only protein 50: MQEVREGPALGGGMQEPSSTQELPSPPPPPSPPSPAAPETPGLPVPEQPTEGYAQQLLLQEWAPPGGSLELPPRLTWKLLFLQRPLYRNLLRSPNPEGINIYEPAPPTGPTQQPLETLGNFRGWHIKTEKLQQGLSWTVKQQSVDLLAEGLWEELLDVEQPNITVMDWYEDSRLDVCVYELHVWLLAADRRTVIAQHHVAPRTSGRGPPGHWVQVRLPTPSATRTRAFASQDLTEGGEQGLWVPHKNFFLTLVLPQVSHVFRQYGPGVRFVHFLHKTKNRMEHGGLLQTRVTDSSVSVQFRE, encoded by the exons ATGCAGGAGGTGCGGGAAGGACCAGCGCTCGGTGGCGGGATGCAGGAACCCTCGAGCACCCAGGAGCTGCCgtcgccgcccccgcccccgtcgCCGCCGTCGCCCGCGGCCCCCGAGACCCCCGGGCTCCCGGTGCCTGAGCAGCCGACCGAGGGCTATGCACAGCAGCTGCTGCTACAGGAATGGGCGCCGCCGGGAGGGAGCCTGGAGCTGCCCCCGCGCCTCACCTGGAAGCTTCTCTTCCTGCAGCGGCCGCTCTACCGCAACCTGCTCCGCTCTCCCAACCCCGAAG GCATCAACATTTATGAGCCAGCGCCCCCTACTGGTCCCACACAGCAACCCCTGGAGACTCTGG GCAATTTCCGAGGCTGGCACATTAAGACGGAGAAGCTCCAGCAGGGCCTCAG CTGGACCGTGAAGCAGCAGAGTGTGGACCTTCTGGCGGAGGGCTTGTGGGAGGAGCTGCTCGACGTTGAGCAGCCAAACATCACGGTCATGGACTG gtatGAGGACAGCCGACTggacgtgtgtgtgtatgagctGCACGTCTGGCTGCTGGCAGCTGACCGCCGCACAGTCATCGCCCAGCACCACGTGGCCCCCCGGACCTCTGGGAGAGGCCCCCCTGGCCACTGGGTCCAGGTGAGACTCCCTACCCCGTCTGCCACCCGCACACGTGCTTTCGCATCCCAAGACCTCAcagagggaggagagcagggTTTATGGGTCCCTCATAAGAACTTCTTCCTGACCCTGGTGCTGCCCCAGGTGTCCCACGTATTCCGCCAGTACGGCCCTGGCGTCCGCTTTGTCCACTTCCTGCACAAGACCAAGAACCGGATGGAGCACGGTGGGCTGCTGCAGACGAGGGTGACCGActcctctgtgtctgtgcagTTCAGGGAGTGA
- the SYCN gene encoding syncollin — MSPLCSLLLAVALAAVPGVRGNCPEPASLKKPDGTRTCAKLYEKSDPYYENCCGGAELSVEPGTDLPYLPSGWNNAISSAVVAPRCELVVWSSRGKGGKTHKFSSGTYPRLEEYRLGIFGDWSNSISALYCRCLPAGPRA; from the coding sequence ATGTCCCCTCTGTGCTCACTGCTGCTGGCCGTGGCCCTGGCGGCCGTCCCCGGCGTCCGAGGCAACTGCCCGGAGCCCGCCAGCCTCAAGAAACCCGACGGGACGCGCACGTGCGCCAAGCTCTACGAAAAGAGCGACCCCTACTACGAAAACTGCTGCGGCGGCGCCGAGCTGTCGGTGGAGCCGGGCACCGACCTGCCCTACCTGCCCTCTGGCTGGAACAACGCCATCTCGTCCGCCGTGGTGGCCCCGCGCTGCGAGCTCGTCGTGTGGTCCTCCCGCGGCAAGGGCGGCAAGACGCACAAATTCTCCTCCGGCACCTACCCGCGCCTGGAAGAGTACCGCCTCGGCATCTTCGGGGACTGGTCCAACTCCATCTCCGCGCTCTACTGCAGGTGCCTGCCCGCTGGCCCGCGCGCCTAG